In Pirellulales bacterium, the genomic window AGCCGTCGCTCAATGATTCGTTCACGCCACTGGTGTTTGCCTCGCATGTCGGCGACTTTGCTAACTATGAGGGACTCAACGTCGGAGGTCACCTGACGTTGCAGCACACACTGACTGCGAACAGCCTGGTGCTCACGGCCCGACCGACTATCAACGGCGACATTTCACTCGATGGGATTGTGAACGGCCTGGACGTGAATGCTGTGGCAAGCAGCTGGCTAACGCATAATGTCCACGGCGACGTCAACGGGGATGGAATCGTCAATGGCCTCGACATCAACGTCATCGCGGCAAATTGGCTATCAGGCAGCGGCACGGGCGCAGGGAGCACAAATCCCGCTGTCGTGCCCGAACCCTCGTCGCTACTTCTGGCCACGTTCGGTGTGCTCGCCTTGACGATTCGACGAAAGCACCTGCGCAAGGCCTGAAAAAGTCGTACGCCCGTAACGTACTGCGCGTGGAGGGAGCAGGTTTGACTTCGCGTCGAGCTGAGTTATAGGGCG contains:
- a CDS encoding PEP-CTERM sorting domain-containing protein produces the protein PSLNDSFTPLVFASHVGDFANYEGLNVGGHLTLQHTLTANSLVLTARPTINGDISLDGIVNGLDVNAVASSWLTHNVHGDVNGDGIVNGLDINVIAANWLSGSGTGAGSTNPAVVPEPSSLLLATFGVLALTIRRKHLRKA